The Athene noctua chromosome 16, bAthNoc1.hap1.1, whole genome shotgun sequence genomic interval GGTGTTACTTTCCTTTTAGTTCCCCCCAGAGGTCCAAATTCTAAGCTTCTCTCACTCCTGCTAGTGCAATTCACTTGACTTAAACATAGTCTGCTTGTTTTCATGTGTGCAAGAGATGTAAAAAGAAGTCTTTAAGTGTATATCCACATTCTAAATCCCACACTGTGCTTGAGCTTGAACTTCTACTGTTTGGACTATGTGATGACAGCTCTTGGCTCTGGCAAGTCTTGAGGAACatcaggagaaaaagagaaggtacCCCTGTGGGCTACTTGTGCAGCCTCACTGCAGCTCATCTCATGTCCAGTATGGTCTTGTGCTGACATCGTGTGACTGGCAGTGGAAAACGAGGTGACTGCAAGTGCCCTCCTAAAGCAGTTTTGCAGGCTACAAGGACAAAAGGAGTTGATAGCCAGTATGAGCTTGGGCTGCTCATGTGACAGTGAGGAGTCCCTGGGGCAGGTCACAGGTACCCTGGGCTGCCTGGTGGAagtggcagcagagagctgccTCCAGGCGCTTGTTAAGATTTTACTGGCTTCCTGGCCCAGCAGTCCAAAGTGGAACAGAGCAGTAGTTTGACTTTCCATTCACTTCATCTATGCAGGTCATTTTCAGTCAGAGGCTGACTTACTGTTGTACAATTACTGGCCATAAACCAAGTCACTCACTGGGCTACGCCTAGTTCACTTGTTCCTGGAACCCAACTTTTGACCCATACTTATCCTCCCATAAAGGGTTTAAGTAAGCTTTACTAAACTTGAACTCTGAAAGATTACTTCCTTCTATAGTGAAGAATTCCTAACTCTTCTCAAGTTAAAATAACCCTGAGATTTAAGATTATCCTCCCTTTGATTCCCAGAGAAGACTAAGGTTTGTCAAATGGCTCTCAAAATGGACACCACCCAAATTCCTTTTGAACATTCCTTATGCCTCATTTGGTCACTCTGAtttaccaaaaaaagcaaaaatgtcagGACAGACTTTGCAGCAAAAAAGACAAAGCTAAATGACAGAAATCGTGCAACTCATACTGGCTACTTTCTAGTATCACAGTTGCAGTAAGGAGAAACACAGCTTTGAAAGTCCACTGTGTAAGGTTTTGAATGTGTGGAAATGAGTTTATGAATGTTTGTGCAAAAGTCAAACTGTCTCTGAATAGAAGGCAAGATGCTCTTTTTAGTAACATGGACGCTCACAACAGTAAATGTATTATCAACTATCCctcagtttatttaaaattacaatgtAAGTTTTCAGTGATGTTCTGTTGGTAACACCTTATCAGAGGAAGCAATGGTTTTGTATTGCTaattttctcattgttttcttATACAAGATCTCTTGTATATAatattgcattttatttgatttatacacacacagattATTCATTGTATATCTTCATGTTAGTCAGTCACATTTACCAGCTTAAAGGTCTTGATATTTGCAAATTTATCACAGGAGAAATTAACAAGTAGATGTTTGGGACCCGTCTCAAAAGGGATGAGTTTAAACTTTGTACTGGATTTCTCACTGGCTTTCAGTGGTGGCACGCTAGAAATAGGAAACAAAGGGAGAAATATAAGCTGAAAACAGGCTTATGCATCATGCTTGAGTTTCCTTGCTAACCATCTCCCATCTTAAGTAAGAATTCCTATCAGTTTAGTATAGGATGGCCATGAAAAGACCATACAGAATTTGGCTATCTGATATGTATTTAAATACTCAAACCTATACATTAAGGTCTCTCACAAATATGTTAAACAGATAAGCACACAAAGGGGGACATGCTAGTATTATATGAGATAAAACTTCGTGGCAGAACGAAGGGTGTAAAGCACATTGTTGAATTATCAAAAAAGAATAATCTGAGACCATGAAGAATGTTAATACAAACTCCTGTATTAGAATAGATTGTAGCACCAAGAAAACCTCAGTGTTTACACAGTGGGAAATTCTGAATGGAAGCCAAAATGTTTAAAACCAGCATGTTTCGTAATTCTTGGAAACTCATGTTTATGGTTTTCCCAACCAGCCTTACCCTTACCTTGTCATAGTGTCTTGTCTTGCCTGAGGATAAAGTTGATTGTGATAGACAATGTGAGGTAGCTAAATTCCCTCAGGAGAGTTTATAAATTATGGGATAGACAATTCCTGGTTGCTCAAGCAAAATGGCAATGTTAAGTTGCTATGTATGTTTGTTTGTGTGGTTGTTTGTGTATTCACTTAAAGAGCACACTCCCATATCCCAGGTATTTTTTAGAAATAACTGCATTTGATAACATATGTCAAAATTTGTGTGCAATTCTGTATATGTACAAGATATAAAATCAAAACATGAAAATAGGAGCCTGGGATCTATAGTAAAAGGAACCCATTTTATTCCAGTCTTCTCATTCACCATCTCAACACCATCTAATTGTTTCTGGACTCTGTTTATTAATCTCCCAAAAGAAATTTTGTAGAGCAGAGCTTGAAAATCGGTGTGCCTGTAGTTCTTGTATTggaatgttggggttttttgtaattaaaaaacaacccaacccaaacttTTATTGTAATGTTCAGTGTTTTTCCTATTCTCTTCCTGCCTGACTCATAGATTTCAGCTGTGTTCAAGTTCCAGGCCTTAGTAAAGGAAATTCAGTCATCTAAGGAGTAGCTGCTGGACATGGTTTAAAGCTCTTCTTTAAAAGCTGTCCTCCTTAGTTGTGATTTATTGTGTCTGGAATGGCTATGCATGGAGCATACTTGGGGTTGTACTTTTCAGAGGTACCACCCTTTGAGATCACAACCTGTGTCTAAACaatctctgttcattttttttcccaaagctggGGTACTGGTGCatctgctttttttatttatgtctGCCTGTTTGATGTAAATGCAAATTGTTAGAAGGCTGAACACCCAGATTGGTACCTGCTGTCCCTTTaataaaatgggggaaaaaaaaatcctggttaaTATATGCTATAATTTGGGTATAGTATGGACAGGAACAGTCATGTATCCTGTTGTTGGCCCTGTGGTTAGAACAAGAAGGTTCAACCTGTCTGGCCTATAGCAGCACAGACAGCCTCAGCAAAATTTAGCATGAGTAAGCATGTATTTTTTCTGGAACTGCTAGATAGGCAGGAAAACAAGTTCTGCCAACTATGACAGCAATTATTTGACCGCCCAAACTATGGAGCAAAAGCCTAGCTTAGATGAAGAGCTGGTTCAGAGCCGTGTGCTTCATTATGAGGTGTTACACTGACTGGCCTCCCAGGTTACAGCAAGAAGAAAACGCTGTTTCATCCCACTGTTGGACTCCAAGTCACCTATGCCTGTGTTCTTGCTCATGTAGGCTTAATAGCTGGAAGGAGGCATTTCTCATACTTACTCTATCTCAAGAATTCCTCTGAGCAGGTCATTGCCTTCTACCTGCAGCACACAGTCCATCACTTCCGTATCAATAGGATTGGTAAATATCACTTCCACATCCACTTCTTTATTCACTTTTGCTTCACCAAGTACCTGtgcaaagaaaatgctttaaagtCCAGGCTCTTGGTATTCTTTTCTATCTGAGCCTTTTCAGTCATCAGAAGAAGAGACACTAAGAGATGCTATGATGGACCGTGGCAGAATGTGAGCAGAACATCTTTCAGGGAAGAAAGCACATAAGAGCTCAGCTTCCCCTTTCTCTGCCACTGCAGTTAGAGCAAAGGGACAGCATTTACCTGTAAGTCAAGGGCAGGGTTGTCCAGGGTGATGTCTCTTTGCACTAGCACTTGAATCCCACCTTCTACATGACATAAAGCTGTTACCTGGATTGTATTGTCTGTAGTTAACTGCTGTTGATATTCAGTATACAATATCTTAATGGGAAATTGTTTCTctggatgaaaaaagaaaagaaattgataTACACTTTTATAAGCTCAGAGTTTCATACCTAATGTTAGTATTTTCCTTTTATGCTGTGTCTGGAACTAGGAAATCACTTCCGAACTCAATTCCTGCAAATTTATCTGTTTACTCTATAGAGAGAGTGATTTCTTCAGTGTTATTCCCCCCTCCATTCCCTACTACCATATTGcatggtttgttttcttcccaagtGCTCTCAAGGATAAGGTAGCTGGTGCTTAAGGAGTTTTACCAGCGCCACTCCGTTTGTTATGGGACGTGCTCTGATGGGCCTCATCAGTCCTATTTGCTCATGATGTACTGAGACGAGCTGAATGACATCTTtacatttcttttatcttttctaacCCTATCTGCATTTATTATCATGTGTTTTTACAGTAGTTTCCGTGCTGTAATTCAAATCAAAGAATACTGGATGGAAAGGAATCTCCTGTCTCTGAATCCAGGCAATTCCATGGTTTTGGCCTTTCATACAATAAACATCAAGTTCAGAAGCACTGTAGAGTAGCTATGCAAACACTGAGCCAGAAAGTACTTTCCAGCAGTATACAGCagatgaaaaacagaagaaaagatgacAAGTCACCATTGCAAAGTCCCACAAAGGTAAGCAAGAAAATGGGCGCAGTGTGAATTTCCTAGATTCCTCCAGTAGCAATAGATTTGTTAACTACTGCATgactaataaaataaaacataaactgTCTTCGCTGAGAGTCCTAATGCTTTAGAGGAAGCTGATAGATCCCAACTCCAGAAGTCAAATTACATATTAAAGAAATTAAGTATTATTTCTTCTCACTAGTAATTCAAAGCCTGAGATTAATACAATATAGTATCAGCTGTGAATCAATGCTCTTTCAGTTCACTTTAGAGATGCTGATATATCTATTATCCCAAGCTCCTAAGGGTAATTTAATTTCACCTTTCCAGCAATACTCATATTTACGTAGAGAATTTCTTCCATAAGGTTATTAAACTCCTTctgcaaaaaaaatgttaaaatatctgaGGTTCTTTACTCCTCAACAGTTCTTTGATAGCAGCATTCTTTTCTGTGGAGCTTAGCAGACTGTTTCAGCTATTTCTATTCCTCACATTTTAATTCCATTCTGATGTGCTAATGGACCAGGTTTCTTGTTTCTGCTCTTAGCCATGTCCTGTTAACTTTCAGTAAGGCCCCTCTTAATTCACTAGAACACATTTAATTGGAGTCAATTTCTATGCTTTTATGTTGTCCTTATCTTTTTGTAATGCAAATTTTGTTAAATGAAACTTCATGTTTACTCACCATTTTCTCTTCATTCCTGAGATATATTTTCCACAATGTGAATAGTACTCAAGAAAATGATGGTGTGAAACAAACATGTTTTAATATGTTTGTAAgtgcaatgtaattttttttcagccttttctgcaTAGAAATTTAAGACTGCAGTTTGTTAGAGCTTTTTTCCCAAAGTTGACCAGCTTCTAATGCCCATTTACTGATAAAACAATTACACAATTATGATTAAAAGTTAGTTAAAAAACTACCTTCCCTAGGAGATAGCGTGACAGATATGGAGTCCTTCCAGATCTCATGAACTGGTCTTCTAGTGTACACAGTGCTCCAAGCAGTCATATTTAAATGAACAGTCTTAGCATCAGACTGTAGGTTTGCAAGAACCAGAATTAGATTGAGATCTTTCCCAACTTCTAAAGGGCCAGCCACCTTGAATTTCCCTGAGATGTCAGGCTTTTGATCGATTTCCTGTGGTGTTGGTGCTGTAGGATCAAATTTATCCTCAAGTCCCAGCTTCTTACGggcttttttaaaagtatctcttTCTTTTGTAGAGCCTGTGAGAGACAATGACAAAAATTATCCTCAACAATTAACAGGCATCTTTTATTTTATgtgactgctagagaaaagccaGCAGAACATAGTGTCTGTACTTACTGATGAACAGAGCCTCTGTTTTTCACAGTCGCACCAAATTTTCTGGATCTGCAGTCAAGTAATGCCACTGCCCCTCTAATAGCATTTTTTTGTAACACAAAATCTTAAGTCCAGAGTTTCTCATTCGTCCCATTTCTATCTCTTTTTGTGGTTGTAATATTCAGAAATGTGAATTAGTAATTGCTAATACAGAAAAGGCCCCTAATCTAAGGGAAGACTGGAGGGACAGTGTGATGGGTGGATGCTGGCTAGCAGCCAAATGTCCACCCAGcctctcactcactcactccccatTCCCGCAGGATGGGGAGAAAATGGAAGGCAAAAAgcctcatggattgagataatgACAGTTTAACAGGGAAAGCAAATAGAGGAATACACTCACTATTCCACTTACGATTCTACCTGGGCAGGCAGATGTCCAGACACGTCCTGGAAAGCAGGGCCTCAACACATGTAACAGTTGCTTGGGAATACAAATGCCCTGACTGCGAACGCCCCCCATTTCCTCCGCCATTCACTGAGCTTTTATCGCTGAACACTAAGTCATAAAGCATGGAAGATCCCTTTGGTCAGTCTGGGTCAGCTCCTGGCTGGGTCCCCACCCAGCCTCTCGCCCACCCACAGCCTACTCAACgtggcagggaaggagagagaaagcctTGGGGCTCTGCAAGTTCTGCTCAGCAGCGGCCAAACCATTGCGTGTTGTCAACGCCTTTAGCAGGGCAGCtttgaagaaagttaactccatcccagccagagccATTGCGCAATGGAGGCTAGTTATTTGGGCTCTGCTTTATCATGCTTTTTGCCCATCTGATACATATTTCCAATAGCAGTGTTCATTCTTTACACTTGCAAATTCAGTTCATGATTGTAATTTCTCCACTAGCAAACCCAAAGGTCTGACAAGTTTACATGCTGTTTGATTCtttgaaaaaattgcttttcctgGGCCTAAGGGCTGATTTAGCTTAGGTTTCTTTAACAGGCCTTTCATCCCGCTGTCAAATAACTGGCCTGTAGAATAATTCTCACAAAGCAGAGGCAGTCAGTACACATTATCAATAGGCAGGCAAACAGTACATGCTTTACTCGGAGATCTTTGGACTTGCCTTATTTAGCTCTCACAAAGCAGCTCCATATCACGAAGGGCAAGGCAGTATTTTTTACTCTGTaccttctcttcccttttctgttaGAACTGAATAAACTGAGTATAAACTTTGCTCCAACCTATAGATGCCCAAAATTGCCCACTAAGAGGCTCCCAGCCTAAAGTTTATATACGTTTAGGAATGAAGCAGCTACTTAACCAGAAGAACCAGTGTTTTTATTTACCTTCTTCATATTTATAATCATTGGTGACATCTACACGATCGTCTTTACCAACGGCCTTTGTGCTGATGAATTGGCCGATTACAGTAGACTTAGAGaacattaatgttttctttccagttgCAGTGTCATAATTCCAGTACATACAGTCTGCATTCACTTCTGCAAATACGAATGGGCAGTCATAGTCCAGATCTACATCTCCTTCTTTGATGGCATTCCGTGAAGCAGGACCACACTGATAAATTCCTGTGTCATggagaaataataatttagaCTTAATCAACTCTTTGACAGTAAGTAGATTACTAGGCAGATATTTATCAATGACTCCTGAATTGCCCAGTGCTGTTCTAGCCTTTTCATCCACATAGACTCTCATACCAGGCCAATCATCAATGTGTCTTGTGTTTATTTTGAAGGTAcacttgctttattttatattatcCCTTGATTTTCAATAGCTCTGGATACCTACATTGGAAATATAGGAATTGCTGCAAAAGACTGCCTAGAAGTCTAGTTTGTTTCTTGACATCCACAGATGATCTGATGCTTTTCTAATGTGATAGATGGTATACTTTTCTGCAACCCTATTTCTGAGCAggatgagaaattaattttacagtggtgttggagaacggcttgcagagagcaaggccatgggtctctgcaggagctgattgcagccatctgaggtaaacaaaggaaacaacccagggtacagttatgcttacaatggactgttatgttaacaaagagagaaactgaggtacacaatggccttgatggtaaaaacaaccttgggaaaaaaggcaggccagaagaaggaagatatTGTGACATGCccgagatgccacaaggggctgggatattataatgtggccttttacatgtatccaatagatttgtgagtagtatgcatgattattgtagagtgcttatacaaggtgtgatttctttcaataaagttgaagcttgctctgtcattcacattaaatcggctgcttgcttcctccgcccgccgcacagtggtttcacttttttttttcttctctctgaaagTTACtgactttgtaatttttttttcattattccaaaataaaatctgcttacCTCCACTTTCTTCTTGGGGAGTTGCATCCAGAACTTGCCATCCACTGTATGAGGGGCCCAAGTCACTGCGGGAAAACCAGCTTTCATTCCAGACATGGAAATTCCTATGTGCAAGAATGAACAGGTAAGTTATTAGTATGTGTTTCTAAATTCCATTAATCAGACAGTTAAATGTATTAAATGTCTGAATTTGCAAAGGTTCTTATCTGAGACTGACCACTTGCACTCTGATCCTGACTATATTAATGAGGTAGAAGCTGAAAATTGCATTGTGGAACAGACATTCAAGACAACAGACATTTCAAGGGCAGAAAGCAAGTTTGTAAAATTATACAAAATGTCTTGAGCCTGTCTTTCTTCAAAAGTTCTGAGCGTGTGTACTTCCTTAGTTTTAGTTGTTTTCCTTATAGCACAATGCTACAGTTATCGCTTATATTTACAATGGGTCCAGGACAAACAAGTGAGGGACTGAACCTGTTGTTTGCTGAATGCAAGCTCGTATGAATTGCATTTGATGTTTAATGGTGgcaataattaaattattttcactgcaaatgatgtcactgaaaaaaaaaaaaaaaaaaaagacaggaaagcTGGTTCTGCTGAACTTTTTACAGTTTAATGTGAACTGTTTTTGAAGAATATTTCCAAACTAAGTCAAGTCCCACTGTTTGATATTTTCAGTGTAATACCACAACTTTTCAGTCATCTCTGGCATCATAACTGTAACTTTGCCTGCCCTGGCTTCATGTCACAATTCTCTGTTTAACTGAGAAACAATGAAAACACCAAATTTTGTAGtattattttgtagtattttttttcctgatcctGTGTGTGTGTAGTTGTTTTTAAGGCAGTTTTTAAGAAGGTGACAAAGCATTTGCTATTAGAATTTATACTCTGGACCTGAAGACTCTTTAGGGATTGATAGGTCCTACTATTAAAATCATTCAGCCTTACCATATGCTGTCAGCTGCCCTGTCCAAATGATTTCCAGAAGCATCGTAGAATTCATCCACACGCAGATTTCCATCTGCATCGTGGGCAGAGCTGAAATTCGTAATCGTACGAGTGGGGATCCCCAGACATCTAAGCACTAAAGAGTGAATAGAAGACCATAGTCAGCAGtatttctgaaatgcaaagtTTCATATAATATACTAATGTCTCAAAAGACTTTCATGTAGGAGGTGATATTAGTGCTACTTTTAACAGAATCTGGGCCGTGTCAGTTACGTGCATGGTATAAAACATACCTGTAGTCAGTACTGCTGCAAAAACCCAGCATTGTCCATATCTAACTGGTTTGAATCCtgatttcttccagttttgcAGGATTTCACCACTTCCAGTCCAGCTGCTTGGACTTTTCCCACCCTCATAATTTCCACTCCAGTTTCCTAGCAGAACCCCTTGGTCATCATTGGCATTGACCTGTAAAAATATTCACTAAATTTATGATGAGGTAAATTAAGAGTTTACAACAGAGGTGGTAGTGGTAGGGAAGCAGGCAGGAGAAAAGCCTGGAATGACATTTTAGTGGACAAAAGTCACTGCTCCATGCAACTGACCTTCAGGAAGAAACCTTATCTTTTCAGGGAAATTAAAAATGTGTCCTATCCAGAAATGGAGAGCATTTAATCCCTCTTTCTCCAGGTCAAGTACAGAAGCACCAGGCAAGAAGGCAAACACCAGTTTTCAGCGAACCTTTCTGACATGAGGTGACACTGTGTGATTGAATGGCATCATCAGAGCATACCATGCAGCTAAGCTTTCAGAATGTGCCTGGATCACAATGTAGTGAGCCCTCAGCAAATTCACGTTAAATTAGGAGAAGTGGCTGACACAACAAATGGGGGGCACAGTCACCTTGAAAATCTTGCATACTGTGTCAATAGAAACCTCATAAAGTTCAGGAAGAAAAGGTGTAGATTTCAGAATTTGGGGTAGAATAACCTCATGTGTTGGTAcaagctgggaagcagctggctGAGTGGCAGCCCATCTGAAAGAGGCCTGGGAGCTACAGCATGTGCCAGATTGAATTTGAGCCAACAGTGCTCTCTCATCAGAAGGGGAAAGCCCACACTAGGCTACATTGGGAAAAGTGTGACCAGGAGATTGAGGGAAGCTGTTAACCCCCTTTAATTATCCCTAGCGAGGCTGTGCCAGGGATCCTGTCTCCAATTTTGAGTCCCTCAGTTCAAGGGGATGTTGAGACGCTGAAGAGGTTCTAGTTGGGAGGGCTACCAAGGTGGTCAGGACCCTGGAGCACACAATCTACGAGGAGAAGTTGAGAGCACTGGGCTAGTTTAGTCTGGTTAAGGAGATAAGGGAAATGTAATAGCAGCTTACAGCCACTTGAATGGAAGACTCGTTGTCAGAGTCCCAACTTTTCTCTCTTGTGGCAGGTTTTATAATAAGAGGCAACAGTAGAGAGTTGTAGCATGGGAAAAATCGTATTTGACTAAGATTTCACTAAGAGAGTAGTGCAGCTCTGGACCAGTCACCCAGAGAGGCCATGACACCTCCATCCTTGGGGATTTTTAAGGCAGCCTGACAGATCCATCACTGAGCTGATCTAGTACCACTGTAGTTCCACTTCAAGTGGGAGGTTGGACTAAAGACCTCCAAGGGCAGGTCCCTCAGCATACCACCCCGTGTCTTATACTTTTGATTTGAATACTGGATGTCAAAGTGATAAGTATCAGAAATACTACAGATGAGATAAATCTAGCAGGCTCAGATCAGATGACCACTTAGGTGTTTCTCTGGCCCATCTTTCTGGTCCATACAAACAGTGGCCCAAAATTTACTGAGAAGTGTCATCATACCTACTTTCACTAATTACTTTAAAAGAACAGGACTTTGGGCTTTTTGAACATGTTGCTTACCATTGCACTGAGAACGCGGCCCAGATATTTGGGGTCATTTCGGTGAGATACATCTGTGGCAGGATCCTGACGATAGTTTAAGCTTCGATCCAGCATGGAAAGGCAAATATTGAGAATATCTCCTTGAAACTATGTTACAGAAATAAGTTAGTGTTCTGGAAACACAAATTACTCTACTGAAAACCAGAGTAAGTAGAGCCATGTaagtgtttgactttttttttttaaatcatggaaTTAAGTGCTGCAGCTCAGCCAGTAATTACCATATAAAAACGTGGCCTCTACAAACTGTGAAGATTAGAACTCAAAGAGCTTTTCAAAACTTGCAATCTGTGGACTTAAGGCCAGGACTTCACCTCTCAGCACTGCTACAGTACTTTACTGCCCAGCAGACACTAAGGTTCCTGCTGGCTGCACCTCCAAGTCCTAGGTCATATCACTGACTAGTCAATTCCAAATCTTCATATTAATCAATATAACAGGGCTTGGCacaaattctgatttcagtaCCAGACTCCTGCTCTTCAGAGGTGTACGTACGAactggaaaaagcaaacaagcccTGGTTACCCACCCAGTTCATGTGAAAATCAGAGCACGAAACACTGTCTGGTGTCTCAGTGCTGCATTTACCTGGCCAAAGTTCCATCCAAAGCTGTTGATATGATTTTTATTGCCTGCAAAAATTATGCCAAACTCTTCTAGCACATATTCCTCACACTCAGCCTTGTTAGGCATGAACACATCATCACCtgaaaagccaaaacaaagagGTATGTACAAccacaacaggaaaaataaaacaaaacctcagGAGCCTTGGTCTGCACCAGTAAGAATGCTTGCAGACATCCACCCTTTGCTGTTCTTGCTGTTCTAAACAGATTGAAACTTAGGATTTCCTATAATTAGACGAAAGGGTGGGTGTCTGACAGAGCTATAACACTGTCAGGTCTGGGAGAAGATGGCAGCTGGTAGATATGACTGTTGGTTCTAGAGAGACCAGACATACCTTCTAAACTTGTGCAGAAGTAGGGAAGCTCTGGCAAAAGCAGACCTTAATCTGCTTAAGCAGAATTTAATCTTATAGGGCAAGGAGCTCTCATGATACAGAGCTGATTTTATGTACCAGAAGGTCTCAAGAAACTGTTAAACCCTTTTCTCACTGATACATTATGTGGGAATGTTCACCCCTGTATTAAAGAAGTATAGATCAAATGGAGAAGCTGCAAATATTAATGAAGCTACAAGCAACTTAGTTCTTTCAGGGTAAATTTGACATGTTCATACCTGAAGACCAAGGgttaaagagcaaaacaaaagtgCCAAGGCTTGTGGGAGAGGAGCTGCCGATGGAAGTAGTTTGAACACTCAGCTTGTAACGTCCAATGACAGCGTTAGGTGGGCTGGAGATGGAGATGCTCACAGAGTTGGAACTGGTAGACTGTAGAACTGCACTCCAGCTCTCCTTGCTCACTGTGCTGGAGATACCAAATGTGGCCTGGGTCTTAGCCAG includes:
- the LOC141967141 gene encoding protein-glutamine gamma-glutamyltransferase E-like isoform X1 yields the protein MQSLRECLRSFLVGRTLKFSCSSHFFIAAMQPSTNWHLKENARDHQTSKFSSKELIVRRGQAFTVTFNGTEQPEQNLTFIAETGPKPSKLAKTQATFGISSTVSKESWSAVLQSTSSNSVSISISSPPNAVIGRYKLSVQTTSIGSSSPTSLGTFVLLFNPWSSGDDVFMPNKAECEEYVLEEFGIIFAGNKNHINSFGWNFGQFQGDILNICLSMLDRSLNYRQDPATDVSHRNDPKYLGRVLSAMVNANDDQGVLLGNWSGNYEGGKSPSSWTGSGEILQNWKKSGFKPVRYGQCWVFAAVLTTVLRCLGIPTRTITNFSSAHDADGNLRVDEFYDASGNHLDRAADSIWNFHVWNESWFSRSDLGPSYSGWQVLDATPQEESGGIYQCGPASRNAIKEGDVDLDYDCPFVFAEVNADCMYWNYDTATGKKTLMFSKSTVIGQFISTKAVGKDDRVDVTNDYKYEEGSTKERDTFKKARKKLGLEDKFDPTAPTPQEIDQKPDISGKFKVAGPLEVGKDLNLILVLANLQSDAKTVHLNMTAWSTVYTRRPVHEIWKDSISVTLSPREEKQFPIKILYTEYQQQLTTDNTIQVTALCHVEGGIQVLVQRDITLDNPALDLQVLGEAKVNKEVDVEVIFTNPIDTEVMDCVLQVEGNDLLRGILEIDVPPLKASEKSSTKFKLIPFETGPKHLLVNFSCDKFANIKTFKLVNVTD
- the LOC141967141 gene encoding protein-glutamine gamma-glutamyltransferase E-like isoform X2, with the protein product MGQAAMQPSTNWHLKENARDHQTSKFSSKELIVRRGQAFTVTFNGTEQPEQNLTFIAETGPKPSKLAKTQATFGISSTVSKESWSAVLQSTSSNSVSISISSPPNAVIGRYKLSVQTTSIGSSSPTSLGTFVLLFNPWSSGDDVFMPNKAECEEYVLEEFGIIFAGNKNHINSFGWNFGQFQGDILNICLSMLDRSLNYRQDPATDVSHRNDPKYLGRVLSAMVNANDDQGVLLGNWSGNYEGGKSPSSWTGSGEILQNWKKSGFKPVRYGQCWVFAAVLTTVLRCLGIPTRTITNFSSAHDADGNLRVDEFYDASGNHLDRAADSIWNFHVWNESWFSRSDLGPSYSGWQVLDATPQEESGGIYQCGPASRNAIKEGDVDLDYDCPFVFAEVNADCMYWNYDTATGKKTLMFSKSTVIGQFISTKAVGKDDRVDVTNDYKYEEGSTKERDTFKKARKKLGLEDKFDPTAPTPQEIDQKPDISGKFKVAGPLEVGKDLNLILVLANLQSDAKTVHLNMTAWSTVYTRRPVHEIWKDSISVTLSPREEKQFPIKILYTEYQQQLTTDNTIQVTALCHVEGGIQVLVQRDITLDNPALDLQVLGEAKVNKEVDVEVIFTNPIDTEVMDCVLQVEGNDLLRGILEIDVPPLKASEKSSTKFKLIPFETGPKHLLVNFSCDKFANIKTFKLVNVTD